One window of Leptotrichia trevisanii DSM 22070 genomic DNA carries:
- a CDS encoding T6SS immunity protein Tdi1 domain-containing protein, which produces MKPSEHIIDAARSVKVPEEIINFWTSYGFGNYGDGIIKMIDPEKYMSGFYTWLGKEDYSRIPIFMTGFGDIFYYRNLGNGEYDISLLDIHYRDISVCTYTLEDFLKNYIVSENVKKEILRKELFEEAKKSKGILKKEEIYFFAPALIAGGAEELKYVDKGDAAVHHEILFQWGT; this is translated from the coding sequence ATAAAACCTTCTGAGCATATTATAGACGCTGCAAGAAGTGTAAAAGTACCTGAAGAAATCATTAATTTTTGGACTTCTTATGGCTTTGGAAATTATGGAGATGGTATTATAAAAATGATTGATCCTGAAAAATATATGTCTGGATTTTATACTTGGCTTGGAAAAGAGGATTATTCAAGAATACCAATTTTTATGACAGGATTTGGAGATATATTTTACTATAGGAATTTAGGTAACGGAGAATATGATATTTCACTTTTGGATATACATTATCGTGATATTTCTGTCTGTACTTACACTTTAGAAGATTTTTTGAAAAATTATATTGTTTCAGAAAATGTGAAAAAGGAAATATTAAGAAAAGAACTTTTTGAAGAAGCTAAAAAATCCAAAGGAATTTTGAAAAAGGAAGAAATATATTTCTTTGCTCCTGCATTAATTGCTGGTGGTGCAGAAGAATTAAAATATGTTGACAAAGGAGATGCTGCTGTTCATCATGAGATATTGTTTCAATGGGGAACATAA
- the purN gene encoding phosphoribosylglycinamide formyltransferase, protein MSKIIENSKNDTENKKTRIAVFVSGSGSNLQSIIDNIENGNLNCEISYVIADRECFGLERAEKHGIKSIMLDKKLFGKNLSNEINAILENDTERIDYIVLAGYLSILSESFINKWIRKIINIHPSLLPKYGGKGMYGMKVHEAVIANKEKESGCTIHFVDNGIDTGEIITNVKVPVYEEDTPEVLQKRVLEKEHILLIEGIKKLLEQ, encoded by the coding sequence ATGTCTAAAATAATTGAAAATTCAAAAAATGATACAGAAAATAAAAAAACAAGAATAGCAGTCTTTGTATCAGGCTCAGGCTCTAATTTACAGTCAATAATCGACAATATCGAAAATGGCAACTTAAACTGTGAAATTTCCTATGTAATAGCCGACAGGGAATGCTTTGGGCTGGAAAGAGCTGAAAAACATGGGATAAAAAGTATAATGCTCGATAAAAAGTTATTTGGAAAAAATTTATCAAATGAAATAAACGCTATTTTGGAAAACGATACAGAAAGAATAGATTACATCGTACTTGCAGGTTATCTGTCAATCTTATCAGAAAGTTTCATAAACAAATGGATTCGAAAAATCATAAATATCCATCCCTCACTTCTACCAAAATATGGCGGAAAAGGAATGTACGGAATGAAAGTTCACGAAGCTGTAATTGCAAACAAGGAAAAGGAAAGCGGATGCACAATCCATTTTGTAGACAATGGAATAGATACGGGAGAAATCATAACAAATGTGAAAGTTCCTGTTTATGAAGAGGACACGCCTGAAGTTTTGCAAAAGAGGGTGCTGGAGAAGGAGCATATTTTGTTAATTGAAGGGATTAAGAAGTTATTGGAGCAATAA
- the purM gene encoding phosphoribosylformylglycinamidine cyclo-ligase, with protein sequence MSISYKDSGVDKEEGYKSVEKIKNGAKSTYNANVMNDLGSFGALYKLGDYKKPVLVSGTDGVGTKLKVAFETGIYNTVGIDCVAMCINDILCHGAKPLFFLDYLACGKLDSNVSAEIVSGVVEGCLQSEAALIGGETAEMPGFYTPGEYDIAGFAVGAVEEDQIVNGSDVKENNVLIAIPSSGAHSNGFSLIRKLFTDFTEVYNGKPIGEHLLTPTKIYVKPVQAVMKEVKINGMAHITGGGLIENVPRTIPGGLCANIEKSKIQIHELFKHHAFSRVSEKEMWGTFNMGVGFVLIVDAKDKEKVIEILGKNGENAYEIGHIGKGDEKICLK encoded by the coding sequence ATGTCAATTTCTTATAAAGATTCGGGAGTAGATAAAGAAGAAGGATATAAAAGTGTAGAAAAAATAAAAAATGGTGCAAAAAGTACGTATAATGCCAATGTTATGAACGATTTGGGAAGTTTTGGAGCATTGTACAAACTTGGAGATTATAAAAAGCCTGTGTTAGTTTCTGGAACTGATGGAGTTGGGACAAAATTAAAAGTTGCATTTGAAACAGGGATTTACAACACAGTTGGAATAGACTGTGTAGCAATGTGTATAAACGATATTTTGTGTCACGGAGCAAAGCCGTTATTTTTCCTAGATTACTTGGCTTGCGGGAAATTAGACTCAAATGTGTCAGCTGAAATAGTAAGCGGAGTTGTGGAAGGGTGCTTGCAGTCAGAAGCTGCCTTAATTGGTGGAGAAACGGCTGAAATGCCAGGATTCTACACGCCGGGAGAATACGATATTGCAGGATTTGCAGTAGGAGCAGTAGAAGAGGATCAAATTGTCAATGGCTCAGATGTCAAGGAAAATAACGTTTTAATTGCGATTCCATCGAGTGGGGCACACAGCAACGGTTTTTCACTAATCAGAAAATTATTTACTGACTTTACTGAAGTTTACAATGGGAAACCAATTGGAGAGCATTTATTGACTCCTACAAAGATTTATGTAAAACCAGTTCAGGCTGTAATGAAGGAAGTAAAAATTAACGGAATGGCTCATATCACTGGTGGAGGGCTAATTGAAAATGTTCCAAGAACAATACCTGGCGGACTTTGTGCAAATATAGAAAAATCAAAAATTCAAATTCACGAGTTATTTAAGCACCACGCATTTTCAAGAGTAAGCGAAAAGGAAATGTGGGGAACATTCAATATGGGTGTAGGATTTGTATTAATTGTGGATGCAAAAGATAAGGAAAAAGTTATCGAAATTTTAGGAAAAAATGGAGAAAATGCTTATGAAATCGGACATATTGGAAAAGGTGATGAAAAAATATGTCTAAAATAA
- a CDS encoding YciI family protein, whose product MYIVSLNYIKEVSEVEKHLEEHIKFLEKYYEMGKFICSGRKNPRTGGVILLNAESLSEVEKIISEDPFNVNKIAEYEITEFFPTKYNKNFKKFVE is encoded by the coding sequence ATGTATATTGTAAGTTTGAATTATATAAAAGAAGTAAGTGAAGTTGAAAAACATTTAGAAGAACACATAAAATTTTTGGAAAAATATTATGAAATGGGAAAATTCATTTGTTCAGGAAGAAAAAATCCTAGAACAGGTGGTGTAATTTTGTTAAATGCAGAAAGTTTATCAGAAGTAGAAAAAATAATTTCAGAAGATCCATTTAATGTAAATAAAATTGCAGAATATGAAATTACGGAATTTTTTCCTACAAAATATAACAAAAATTTTAAAAAATTTGTAGAATAA
- the purF gene encoding amidophosphoribosyltransferase, with protein MIKSLNEECGVFGVYGHPDAARLTYYGLHSLQHRGQEAAGIVVSDGKRVNGHRGPGLVSEVFNDDRIFNRLEGSSAIGHVRYATSGSSSGRNIQPFLFQFFDGSIALAHNGNLINARTLKRELEEHGAIFHSSSDTEVLVHLIRRSKEKDFLSQLKDALRQVKGGFSFVIQTQTELYGAVDPFEFRPLILGKTKNGAYILASETCALEIVGADFIRNIRSGEVVIIDESGYRIEKYTENTSTAIAAMEYVYFARPDSDISGVNVHKSRKRCGRRLAQEAPVEHADIIIGVPNSSLSAASGYAEEIGKPYEMGLIKNQYVARTFIQPTQELREQGVRMKLSAVKSIVKDKVVVMIDDSIVRGTTSSRIVQLLKEAGAKEVHVRIASPEFKFPIFYGIDVSNSSELISANKTVEEIREYIGADSLAFLSIDGLIDSIGLDFDAPYTGLCMECFNGDYPAGLGDYEEEFYASLTPIQEEALEELKK; from the coding sequence ATGATTAAGAGTTTGAATGAGGAATGTGGAGTATTTGGAGTTTATGGACATCCTGATGCGGCAAGACTTACTTATTACGGGCTTCACAGTCTTCAGCATAGAGGGCAGGAAGCGGCAGGAATTGTGGTAAGTGATGGAAAACGTGTAAATGGACATCGTGGGCCTGGATTAGTGTCAGAAGTATTTAATGACGATAGAATATTTAACCGTCTAGAAGGAAGCAGTGCAATAGGGCATGTGCGGTATGCAACTTCTGGAAGCAGCAGTGGACGTAATATTCAGCCATTTTTATTTCAATTTTTTGATGGAAGTATTGCTTTGGCACACAATGGAAACTTGATTAATGCAAGGACGTTAAAAAGAGAGCTAGAAGAACACGGTGCGATTTTTCATTCTTCATCTGATACGGAAGTATTGGTTCACTTGATAAGAAGAAGCAAGGAAAAGGATTTTCTGAGCCAGTTGAAAGATGCATTGCGTCAAGTAAAAGGCGGATTTTCTTTCGTAATTCAAACTCAGACAGAATTGTACGGGGCAGTAGATCCATTTGAATTCCGTCCTTTAATTCTAGGAAAAACAAAAAATGGTGCGTATATTTTGGCAAGCGAAACATGTGCATTGGAAATTGTAGGAGCAGATTTTATTAGGAATATAAGATCTGGAGAAGTAGTTATTATTGATGAAAGCGGATACAGAATAGAAAAATATACTGAAAACACTTCAACTGCCATTGCGGCAATGGAATATGTGTATTTTGCACGTCCTGATTCAGATATTTCTGGGGTAAATGTTCATAAGTCACGTAAAAGATGTGGAAGAAGATTGGCACAGGAAGCTCCAGTTGAGCATGCAGATATTATAATTGGAGTTCCCAACTCATCATTATCAGCGGCAAGTGGATATGCAGAAGAAATTGGAAAGCCTTATGAAATGGGCTTAATTAAAAATCAATATGTGGCACGTACTTTTATTCAGCCAACACAGGAATTGCGAGAGCAAGGTGTCAGAATGAAATTATCAGCTGTAAAAAGCATTGTAAAAGACAAAGTTGTAGTTATGATAGACGATTCAATAGTTCGTGGTACAACTTCAAGCCGTATTGTTCAACTGTTAAAAGAAGCAGGAGCAAAGGAGGTGCATGTCCGTATCGCCTCGCCAGAATTTAAATTCCCTATTTTTTATGGAATAGATGTTTCAAATTCATCAGAATTGATTTCGGCAAATAAAACGGTTGAAGAAATAAGAGAGTATATAGGGGCAGATTCACTTGCGTTTCTTAGCATAGACGGACTGATTGATTCAATAGGGCTTGATTTTGATGCACCGTATACGGGGCTTTGCATGGAATGTTTTAATGGAGATTATCCAGCAGGATTGGGAGATTATGAGGAAGAATTTTATGCTTCATTGACGCCAATTCAAGAAGAGGCTTTAGAGGAATTAAAGAAGTAA
- the purC gene encoding phosphoribosylaminoimidazolesuccinocarboxamide synthase: protein MEKREQIYEGKAKSIFSTDKADEIIMYFKDDATAFNGVKKDQLEDKGILNNRISTLIYGYLIKNGVKTHWIETLNEREQLCKKVEIVPLEVIIRNRATGSFVKRYGAEEGKIFKKPTFELSYKNDDLGDPLLNDDHALALELVSEKELAEIKQQTFLINDLLSKLFDKMNLILVDYKIEFGRDKEGNILLADEISPDSMRLWDKDTLKKLDKDRFRQDLGDVMGAYREVLRRLEEVLK from the coding sequence ATGGAAAAAAGAGAACAAATTTACGAAGGAAAAGCAAAATCAATTTTTTCAACAGATAAAGCGGATGAAATAATTATGTATTTTAAGGATGATGCGACAGCTTTTAATGGGGTTAAAAAGGATCAATTGGAAGATAAAGGGATTTTGAATAATAGAATTTCTACGTTAATTTATGGATATTTGATAAAAAATGGTGTGAAAACTCACTGGATTGAAACATTGAATGAAAGGGAACAACTTTGTAAAAAGGTGGAAATTGTGCCTTTGGAAGTGATTATTAGAAATAGGGCGACTGGAAGTTTTGTGAAAAGATATGGAGCGGAAGAAGGGAAAATTTTTAAAAAGCCTACGTTTGAGTTGTCATATAAAAATGATGATTTAGGAGATCCATTATTGAATGATGATCATGCTTTGGCGTTGGAATTGGTGTCTGAAAAAGAATTGGCTGAAATTAAACAGCAAACTTTTTTAATAAATGATTTGTTATCAAAACTGTTTGATAAAATGAATTTAATTTTGGTGGATTACAAAATTGAGTTTGGAAGAGATAAAGAAGGAAATATCTTACTTGCAGATGAAATTAGTCCAGATTCAATGAGACTTTGGGATAAAGATACATTGAAAAAATTGGATAAGGATAGATTTAGACAGGATTTAGGAGATGTAATGGGAGCATATCGTGAAGTGCTTCGTCGTCTGGAAGAAGTTTTGAAATAA
- the purE gene encoding 5-(carboxyamino)imidazole ribonucleotide mutase, giving the protein MKVAVFFGSQSDTEKMRGAANCLKEFGIGYEAYVLSAHRVPEKLEEVLADVEKRGVEVIIAGAGLAAHLPGVIASKTILPVVGVPLNGAIGGLDALYSIVQMPKSIPVATVGIDNSYNAGMLAVQILAVKYPEIKEKLVNFRKEMKAKFIADNEKKVEL; this is encoded by the coding sequence ATGAAAGTAGCAGTATTTTTTGGAAGTCAGTCGGATACTGAAAAAATGAGAGGTGCAGCAAATTGCCTGAAGGAATTTGGAATTGGGTACGAGGCCTATGTCCTGTCGGCTCACAGAGTTCCTGAAAAATTGGAGGAAGTCCTTGCAGATGTGGAAAAGAGAGGGGTTGAAGTGATTATCGCTGGAGCTGGGCTTGCGGCACATTTACCGGGAGTTATTGCTTCAAAGACTATTCTTCCAGTTGTAGGAGTGCCTTTGAATGGGGCAATTGGAGGGCTTGATGCTCTTTATTCAATTGTTCAGATGCCAAAGTCTATTCCTGTGGCAACAGTTGGAATTGATAATTCGTATAATGCTGGGATGCTGGCTGTGCAGATTTTGGCAGTAAAATATCCTGAAATTAAGGAAAAACTTGTTAATTTTAGAAAAGAGATGAAGGCTAAGTTTATTGCGGATAATGAGAAAAAAGTGGAATTGTAA
- a CDS encoding DUF3829 domain-containing protein has translation MKKINKFLFLAILLSLVLSNCQKKEEKLTNTQNKKVENVSNQDVLREISLDEMLDFEHIPENWKEEFREIAENMPRYGNNVTKIILYFYEKDFFYDYKKIFLDDNNNFVKPDEKQINDFLKMAAEKNFSDFDSIIQAMEKENKKDKLFGKLTGNWIESLKIWKLKADNLENYYQSGDYKKDNFAKGKTLNSEYLESIKQRKEKYRELNKIFIFKLKYLLKKTAVFYADQQYGNNTPISDLFKESLLIDIFYYKLYDWNEIYNAEETFEVPVEEKDREKYLQDLKKIQSEIKKISDTMENKEYEFINSKTIIDREIYLLAKKENKSNLELINQIMSDMENKKYTDINAIGILLMKRNQEIEQVIRKQLARSRY, from the coding sequence GTGAAAAAAATAAATAAATTTCTGTTTTTAGCCATTTTGCTGTCATTAGTTTTATCAAATTGCCAAAAGAAAGAAGAAAAGTTGACGAATACTCAAAATAAAAAGGTTGAAAATGTGAGTAATCAGGATGTTCTACGTGAAATCTCACTTGATGAAATGCTGGATTTTGAACATATACCTGAGAATTGGAAGGAAGAATTCAGAGAAATTGCTGAAAATATGCCTCGTTATGGTAACAATGTTACTAAAATAATTTTGTATTTTTATGAAAAAGATTTTTTTTATGATTACAAAAAGATATTTTTAGATGATAATAATAATTTTGTAAAACCTGATGAAAAACAAATAAATGACTTTTTGAAAATGGCAGCAGAAAAAAATTTTTCAGATTTTGACAGTATAATTCAGGCAATGGAAAAAGAAAATAAAAAAGATAAATTGTTTGGTAAATTAACAGGAAATTGGATTGAATCATTAAAAATTTGGAAGTTAAAAGCAGATAACTTGGAAAATTATTATCAATCAGGAGATTATAAAAAGGACAATTTTGCAAAGGGAAAAACTTTAAATTCTGAATATTTGGAAAGTATTAAACAACGTAAGGAAAAATATAGGGAATTAAACAAAATATTTATTTTTAAATTAAAATATTTATTAAAAAAAACGGCTGTTTTTTATGCAGATCAGCAATATGGAAATAATACACCAATAAGTGATTTGTTTAAAGAAAGTTTATTAATTGATATATTTTATTATAAATTGTACGATTGGAATGAAATTTATAATGCAGAAGAAACATTTGAAGTTCCAGTTGAAGAAAAAGATAGGGAAAAATATTTACAAGATTTGAAAAAAATTCAATCAGAAATAAAAAAAATATCAGATACGATGGAAAATAAGGAGTATGAATTTATAAACTCCAAAACAATAATAGACAGGGAAATCTATCTTTTGGCTAAAAAAGAAAATAAATCAAATTTAGAATTAATTAATCAAATAATGTCTGATATGGAAAATAAGAAATATACAGATATAAATGCAATTGGAATACTTCTTATGAAAAGAAACCAGGAAATAGAACAAGTTATAAGAAAACAACTTGCAAGAAGCAGATACTGA
- a CDS encoding phosphoribosylformylglycinamidine synthase, with protein sequence MNYRIFVEKKEDFRVEAQNLFSDLKENIGIDGFVDVRVLNIYDVFNLGENDLEKLEKTVFSEINVDNVFRSFDEVFEKKDSENVYFSVEFLPGQYDQRADSAIQCINLLIDEDNNINVKSGKLIILYGKISPDELARIKKYYINEVEAREKDLNVLSENVETENTDDVIVYEGFTEKTKEEIESLKNELELAMTVNDLLFIQEYFKNEEKRNPTETEIRVLDTYWSDHCRHTTFETIIDDIKIENETYKNIIEKAINEYLESREYVHADRIFKKPMTLMDLATIFGKEQRKNGNLPDLEVSDEINACSIYIDVPIERIDENGKKNTVTEKWILQFKNETHNHPTEIEPFGGASTCIGGAIRDPLSGRTYVYQAVRISGSADPTEKIEDTMTGKLPQKVITQVAAHGFSSYGNQIGLATTHVNEIYDEGYKAKRMELGLVVGAAPAENIIREKPENGDIVILLGGRTGRDGIGGATGSSKEHTTESSEKSSAEVQKGNAIVERKIQRLFRNRNVTKLIKKCNDFGAGGVSVAIGELADGLEIDLNKVRVKYIGLNGTELAISESQERMAVVIEKQNLDKFIEFANEENLEAYQVAEINDSNRLIMKYNGKAIVDISRDFLNTNGAASNISITIENTPKLNLNREIEGNDFKSKFINNLKDLNVASQRGLVETFDSTIGATTVLMPFGGKYQLTPAEVSVQKVSVINAETDVASMVGYGYNPYVAKQSTFHGGAYAVIESMAKVVAGGGNYKNIRFTFQEYFERLGQDSKKWGKPLSALLGALHIQKAFGLPSIGGKDSMSGTFNEISVPPTLVSFAVSVTDAENVISSEFKKAGNNVYLITTPNDENDLPKLDELKENFDFITENIRNKKIVSAMAVKNGGIAESLAKMTFGNKLGVDVLAQIDENDWFKVNYGAFIVETAENIEHKNAMLLGKVTDEAKIAVNRITFELDELIGNWESKLEKIFPTKKEVAKEHEIAHCEGLKYEKLAKIEHENIISNISNTYAKPRVFIPVFPGTNSEYDLERAFNREGGISKIGVFNNLSHRNILDSIDNFVKEINNSQILMLPGGFSAGDEPDGSAKFMVAVLKNKKVKEAVENLLKRDGLILGICNGFQALIKSGLLPYGEICELNETSPTLTFNAIDKHMSKIVQTKIITNNSPWLSDMNEGDIHSVAISHGEGRIIITEEEYKKLFKNNQIATKYVGLDGNSTMDSQFNPNGSYYAIEGMLAHNGRIFGKMGHSERKGKNVYKNIYGNKEQNIFRNGIRFFK encoded by the coding sequence ATGAATTATAGAATCTTTGTGGAAAAAAAAGAAGATTTTAGAGTGGAAGCACAGAATTTGTTTAGTGACTTGAAGGAGAATATCGGGATAGATGGGTTTGTTGATGTAAGAGTTTTAAATATTTATGATGTGTTTAACTTGGGTGAAAACGATTTGGAAAAATTGGAAAAAACGGTGTTTTCGGAAATAAATGTTGACAATGTTTTTAGATCGTTTGATGAAGTGTTTGAAAAAAAAGATTCGGAAAATGTGTATTTCTCAGTGGAATTTTTGCCGGGGCAATATGATCAGAGAGCGGATTCTGCAATTCAATGTATAAATTTATTGATTGATGAAGACAATAATATTAATGTAAAAAGTGGAAAATTGATAATTTTATACGGAAAAATTTCTCCTGATGAACTTGCAAGAATAAAAAAATATTATATAAATGAAGTTGAGGCGAGGGAAAAAGATTTAAATGTTTTAAGTGAAAATGTTGAAACTGAAAATACGGATGATGTTATTGTTTATGAAGGATTTACTGAAAAAACAAAAGAGGAAATTGAAAGTCTTAAAAATGAATTGGAACTGGCGATGACTGTGAATGATTTGCTGTTTATTCAGGAATATTTTAAAAATGAGGAAAAAAGAAATCCAACAGAAACTGAAATTCGTGTTCTTGATACTTACTGGAGCGATCACTGCCGACACACAACTTTTGAAACAATTATTGACGATATAAAAATTGAAAATGAGACTTATAAGAATATTATTGAAAAGGCTATTAATGAATATTTGGAAAGCAGGGAGTACGTTCATGCTGACAGAATTTTTAAAAAGCCTATGACTCTTATGGATCTTGCTACAATTTTTGGAAAAGAGCAGAGAAAAAATGGGAATTTGCCAGATTTGGAAGTTTCGGATGAGATAAATGCCTGTTCGATTTATATTGATGTACCAATTGAAAGAATTGATGAAAATGGGAAAAAGAATACAGTTACTGAAAAATGGATTTTGCAGTTTAAGAATGAAACTCATAATCATCCGACAGAAATTGAGCCGTTTGGAGGAGCTTCTACTTGTATTGGAGGGGCAATCCGTGATCCGTTATCTGGAAGAACTTATGTTTATCAGGCTGTGAGAATTAGCGGTTCTGCTGATCCAACTGAAAAAATTGAGGACACAATGACTGGAAAATTGCCGCAAAAGGTTATTACACAAGTAGCTGCACATGGATTCTCTTCTTACGGAAATCAGATTGGGCTTGCAACAACTCATGTGAATGAAATTTACGATGAAGGATATAAGGCTAAAAGGATGGAACTGGGACTTGTCGTGGGAGCAGCACCTGCTGAAAATATTATTCGTGAAAAGCCTGAAAATGGGGATATTGTAATTTTACTTGGTGGAAGAACTGGAAGGGACGGAATCGGAGGGGCGACTGGATCGTCTAAGGAGCATACGACAGAATCTTCGGAAAAATCAAGTGCAGAAGTTCAAAAGGGAAATGCAATTGTAGAAAGAAAAATTCAAAGACTTTTCAGAAACAGAAATGTTACAAAATTAATTAAGAAATGTAATGACTTTGGAGCTGGAGGAGTTTCAGTTGCAATCGGGGAATTGGCTGACGGGCTTGAAATTGACTTGAATAAGGTAAGAGTGAAATATATTGGGCTAAATGGTACGGAACTTGCTATTTCAGAGTCGCAGGAGAGAATGGCTGTTGTTATTGAAAAACAAAACTTGGATAAATTTATAGAATTTGCAAACGAGGAAAATCTGGAAGCGTATCAAGTAGCCGAAATTAATGATTCTAACAGACTTATTATGAAATACAATGGAAAAGCAATTGTTGATATTTCAAGAGATTTCCTAAATACAAACGGAGCCGCCTCAAACATCAGTATTACAATTGAAAATACACCAAAATTGAACTTGAACAGAGAAATTGAAGGAAATGATTTTAAAAGTAAATTTATAAATAACCTGAAAGACTTGAATGTCGCTTCACAAAGAGGATTGGTTGAAACTTTTGATTCAACAATTGGAGCAACTACTGTATTAATGCCATTTGGTGGAAAATATCAGTTGACTCCTGCAGAAGTTTCAGTACAGAAAGTGTCAGTAATTAATGCGGAAACAGATGTCGCTTCAATGGTTGGGTATGGTTACAATCCTTATGTTGCAAAACAAAGCACATTCCACGGTGGTGCTTACGCTGTGATTGAGTCAATGGCAAAAGTTGTCGCTGGTGGTGGAAACTACAAAAACATCAGATTTACATTCCAGGAATATTTTGAAAGACTGGGGCAGGATTCTAAAAAATGGGGTAAACCATTATCAGCATTATTAGGAGCATTGCACATTCAAAAAGCCTTTGGATTGCCGTCAATTGGTGGAAAAGACTCAATGAGCGGAACATTTAATGAAATTTCTGTACCGCCAACATTGGTATCATTTGCAGTAAGCGTTACAGATGCCGAAAATGTAATTTCTAGTGAATTTAAAAAGGCTGGAAACAATGTGTACTTGATTACAACGCCAAATGATGAAAATGATTTACCAAAACTTGATGAATTAAAGGAAAACTTTGACTTTATAACTGAAAATATAAGAAATAAAAAAATTGTATCTGCTATGGCCGTGAAAAATGGTGGAATAGCTGAAAGCCTTGCAAAAATGACATTTGGAAATAAGCTTGGTGTGGATGTCTTGGCACAAATTGATGAAAATGATTGGTTTAAAGTGAATTACGGAGCATTTATTGTGGAAACTGCTGAAAATATTGAGCATAAAAATGCGATGTTGCTTGGAAAAGTTACTGATGAAGCCAAAATTGCTGTAAATAGAATAACTTTTGAATTAGATGAATTAATTGGAAATTGGGAAAGCAAACTTGAAAAAATCTTCCCAACAAAAAAAGAAGTGGCAAAAGAGCATGAAATTGCACATTGTGAAGGCTTAAAATATGAAAAACTTGCTAAGATTGAGCATGAAAATATAATTAGTAATATTTCAAACACTTATGCAAAACCTAGAGTGTTTATACCAGTATTTCCAGGAACAAATTCAGAATATGATTTAGAAAGAGCATTTAACCGTGAAGGAGGAATTTCTAAAATAGGAGTGTTTAACAACTTGTCTCATAGAAATATTTTAGATTCAATAGACAATTTTGTTAAGGAAATTAATAATTCTCAGATTTTAATGCTGCCAGGTGGATTTAGTGCAGGAGATGAGCCAGATGGTTCTGCTAAATTCATGGTTGCTGTTCTAAAAAATAAAAAAGTTAAAGAAGCTGTGGAAAATTTACTAAAGAGAGATGGACTAATCTTAGGAATTTGTAATGGTTTTCAAGCACTTATAAAATCAGGATTGCTTCCTTATGGAGAAATCTGTGAATTAAATGAAACTTCTCCAACATTGACTTTTAATGCGATTGATAAGCATATGTCAAAAATTGTACAGACAAAAATTATTACAAATAATTCGCCTTGGCTTTCTGATATGAATGAGGGAGATATTCACTCTGTCGCAATTTCTCACGGTGAAGGAAGAATAATTATCACAGAGGAAGAATACAAAAAATTATTCAAAAATAACCAAATTGCAACAAAGTACGTTGGTTTAGATGGAAATTCAACAATGGATTCTCAATTTAATCCAAACGGTTCATATTATGCAATTGAAGGAATGCTTGCTCATAATGGTAGAATTTTTGGGAAAATGGGACATTCTGAAAGAAAAGGCAAGAATGTTTACAAAAATATTTACGGAAATAAGGAGCAGAATATCTTTAGAAATGGAATAAGATTTTTTAAATAG